A region from the Triticum aestivum cultivar Chinese Spring chromosome 3D, IWGSC CS RefSeq v2.1, whole genome shotgun sequence genome encodes:
- the LOC123080336 gene encoding F-box only protein 6 has translation MGEVAALRQLVGQVQELWDLYGAVHAHAHGPIPRWYLLDFEHGSVKDDYCGERTGYNSELLKIMEANQSPPRKRPRRDRNREKASFLNSAEAMKLDIWSEFPEDLFETVIARLPVAAIFRFRSVCRKWCSLVGSDNFSQQYSEVPQGMPWFYTITHENGNNNVAMYDPSLNKWHHPSVPLAPANIVMPVASAGGLVCLLDLSHRNFYICNPLTQSLKEIPPRSVQAWSRVSVGMVLNGRSSNEGYKVMWLRNDGNHEVYDSVQNMWSQPGEFPPSIKLPLALNFRSQPVAVGSTLYFMCSEPEGVLSYDVSTGIWIHFIIPLPLHLTDHTLAEFQGKIMLVGLLCKNAATCVCIWELQKMTLLWKEVDRMPNIWCLEFYGKHMRMTCLGNSGLLMLSLKAKRMNRLVMYNLVSKEWQKVPDCMLPCSRKKQWIACGTAFGPCPSASP, from the coding sequence GTGGTATTTACTTGACTTTGAGCATGGTTCGGTCAAGGATGATTATTGTGGAGAAAGGACTGGGTACAACTCGGAATTATTGAAGATCATGGAAGCTAACCAATCTCCTCCTCGCAAGCGACCACGCAGAGACAGAAACCGAGAGAAAGCATCCTTCCTGAACTCGGCTGAAGCAATGAAGCTAGATATTTGGAGCGAGTTCCCTGAAGACCTTTTTGAAACTGTCATTGCAAGGCTTCCAGTGGCTGCAATTTTCCGATTCCGCTCTGTTTGCCGGAAGTGGTGTTCTCTGGTAGGCTCAGACAATTTCTCTCAGCAGTACTCTGAAGTCCCACAGGGAATGCCATGGTTCTATACAATCACACATGAGAATGGCAACAACAATGTAGCGATGTATGACCCTTCGCTAAACAAGTGGCACCACCCTTCTGTTCCCCTTGCTCCTGCAAACATAGTAATGCCAGTGGCATCTGCAGGTGGCCTTGTGTGCTTATTGGATCTTAGCCACAGGAACTTCTACATATGCAACCCTCTTACACAATCACTAAAGGAAATTCCTCCCAGGTCAGTCCAGGCATGGTCAAGAGTGTCAGTGGGGATGGTGCTGAATGGAAGAAGTTCTAATGAGGGTTACAAAGTGATGTGGTTGCGAAATGATGGAAATCATGAAGTTTACGACTCAGTGCAGAATATGTGGTCTCAGCCAGGCGAGTTTCCTCCAAGCATCAAGCTCCCACTTGCTCTAAATTTCAGGTCACAGCCAGTCGCGGTTGGCAGCACGCTGTACTTCATGTGCTCAGAACCCGAGGGTGTTTTGTCATATGATGTAAGCACTGGGATTTGGATTCATTTCATCATCCCGCTGCCGCTGCATCTGACTGACCACACACTTGCCGAGTTCCAGGGGAAGATCATGCTTGTGGGTCTGCTGTGCAAGAACGCAGCAACCTGCGTCTGCATCTGGGAGTTGCAGAAGATGACTCTCCTCTGGAAGGAGGTGGACAGAATGCCAAATATCTGGTGCTTAGAGTTCTACGGTAAGCACATGAGGATGACCTGCCTGGGCAACAGCGGCTTGCTCATGCTCTCCTTGAAGGCGAAGCGGATGAACCGCCTCGTGATGTACAACCTTGTGAGCAAAGAGTGGCAGAAGGTTCCTGACTGCATGCTCCCTTGCAGCCGCAAGAAGCAGTGGATAGCATGTGGCACGGCATTCGGTCCGTGCCCCTCTGCCTCGCCCTGA